A genomic segment from Opitutaceae bacterium encodes:
- a CDS encoding CoF synthetase produces MKKRFANAGLDFDGSADAAIPGVLEAEVRTIYRRSPYYGRRFPIHPDRLRWSCFQEIPLLTKQDIVEDGHCAFFQDCGEVEQAVRTRALESETTSGTTAAPMTVIMERGWWDAQTRRAYEAHPLLRSFATGTVRKAVLAPVNCSSNLCPYEDFPFPNRYVDGTVYLNLSSDPFCFSEAEWDRIAIELVAVKPDLLEGEPVYLSLLARAMIHRKVSLPSLKAVILTYGKASQVHGRRISRAFPVPQIDLYGSTEAGYLFIGDAFQDNSQAIDANAFIELEPFREDLPGVYTVIATTRGREAMPLLRYRTGDVVESLPHGYRLLGRERDLVFANGGRLVTVSAIDAVIPTEFECWHYCLTQVSEQRWNFEFVSEHPAPENLESLLVSALGGDVRVNVYRRRLIRPAASGKFTLLKAAARN; encoded by the coding sequence TTGAAAAAACGATTTGCGAATGCCGGGCTGGATTTTGACGGATCGGCGGATGCCGCCATACCCGGAGTTCTGGAGGCCGAGGTCCGGACGATTTACCGGCGCAGTCCTTACTACGGGCGACGTTTCCCCATTCACCCGGACCGACTTCGGTGGTCCTGTTTTCAGGAGATTCCTCTACTGACCAAACAGGACATCGTGGAGGACGGGCATTGCGCCTTTTTCCAGGATTGCGGGGAGGTTGAGCAGGCGGTCCGGACCCGCGCGCTCGAGTCGGAGACGACCTCCGGAACGACGGCCGCGCCGATGACGGTGATCATGGAGCGCGGTTGGTGGGATGCCCAGACCCGCCGCGCCTATGAGGCACACCCCCTGCTCAGGTCGTTCGCCACCGGGACGGTTCGCAAGGCGGTCCTGGCTCCGGTCAATTGCTCCAGCAACCTCTGTCCCTACGAGGATTTTCCTTTTCCCAATCGTTATGTCGATGGGACGGTCTATCTGAATCTTTCGAGTGATCCCTTCTGTTTCAGTGAGGCCGAATGGGATCGGATCGCCATCGAACTGGTGGCGGTCAAACCCGACCTGCTGGAGGGCGAGCCGGTTTATCTGTCCCTCCTGGCCCGCGCCATGATCCACCGGAAGGTCTCTCTTCCAAGCCTCAAGGCTGTCATCCTGACCTATGGCAAAGCCAGTCAGGTGCATGGGCGTCGGATCTCCCGGGCCTTTCCTGTTCCCCAGATCGACCTCTACGGTTCGACCGAGGCGGGCTACCTCTTTATCGGAGACGCCTTCCAGGACAATTCCCAGGCGATTGATGCCAATGCGTTCATCGAACTGGAACCGTTTCGGGAGGATCTGCCCGGTGTCTATACGGTCATCGCAACCACCCGCGGTCGGGAAGCCATGCCGTTGCTGCGTTACCGAACGGGTGATGTGGTGGAAAGTCTTCCGCACGGATACCGTTTGTTGGGGCGGGAGCGCGACCTGGTCTTTGCCAATGGTGGTCGATTGGTGACGGTTTCGGCGATCGACGCGGTCATTCCGACGGAATTCGAGTGCTGGCACTATTGCCTGACCCAGGTCTCCGAACAGCGTTGGAATTTCGAGTTCGTGTCGGAACACCCTGCTCCGGAGAATCTTGAGAGCCTCCTGGTCTCTGCGCTTGGCGGGGACGTCCGGGTGAATGTCTACCGGCGTCGACTGATTCGGCCCGCCGCGAGCGGGAAGTTCACCCTGCTGAAAGCGGCCGCGCGGAACTGA
- a CDS encoding LysM domain-containing protein — protein sequence MDTPSKNGSYLVIAACLLAVISLILGIIALRSLSALKSEMGDVGSLAARLDTIETSARKAASDSEKAVSRLATISSDTQRAFDNVSKELATLRTSVNRATIDAKEASDRIASIHGRGSSGPPESAASSSASASPAASGPSGSASSAAAAPATALGPNNTYTIKAGDTFARLSGQFGVPVQAIEQANPGVDPRRLKIGQKIVIPSDS from the coding sequence ATGGATACTCCCTCGAAGAATGGTTCGTACCTGGTCATTGCCGCCTGTCTCCTGGCGGTGATCAGCCTGATTCTCGGTATCATCGCTTTGCGCAGCCTTTCGGCCCTGAAGAGCGAGATGGGCGACGTGGGCAGTCTGGCAGCCCGTCTGGATACGATCGAGACGTCCGCCCGCAAGGCGGCATCCGACTCGGAAAAGGCGGTCAGCCGTCTGGCTACGATCAGCTCGGATACCCAACGGGCCTTTGACAATGTGAGCAAGGAACTGGCCACCCTGCGAACCAGTGTGAACCGGGCGACGATTGATGCAAAGGAAGCCTCGGATCGAATCGCCAGTATCCATGGGCGCGGTTCCTCCGGCCCGCCGGAATCGGCTGCATCGAGTTCTGCCTCCGCGAGCCCGGCCGCGTCCGGCCCGAGTGGGTCCGCTTCGTCCGCGGCCGCGGCTCCCGCCACGGCCTTGGGTCCGAACAACACTTACACGATCAAGGCCGGTGATACCTTTGCCCGGTTGTCGGGTCAGTTCGGGGTCCCCGTCCAGGCTATCGAGCAGGCCAATCCCGGGGTGGACCCCAGGCGTCTGAAGATTGGCCAGAAGATCGTGATTCCATCGGATTCCTGA
- a CDS encoding diaminopimelate decarboxylase encodes MGHSSTGPIPSARFLEPAVARMVCDLVGTPAYVYDEATLVDRARRTLAFPNAFGLTVRYAMKACPNRNIMALFSREGLQVDASSVWEVERAVRAGVAAGKISLSTQELGGGFEDWVRKGLKVNACSLDQIDRYGRAFPGAEIGLRVNPGLGSGGTTKTNVGGPASSFGIWFELLDQADEILRRHRLKVVRIHSHIGSGSDPEVWVRAASLTLDQVRRFPSVTVLNLGGGFKVARMPDEKATDLQKVGQPVRELLEAFASETGRRLHFEIEPGTFLTANAGAVLTTIQDMTTTGADGYVFLKLDTGMTEVTRPSLYGSRHPMTVVPAEGSGPRGQGSYIAVGHCCESGDLLTTRDGDPSVLEARTLTEARIGDLLVIDGAGAYCAAMSTKNYNSFPEAPEVLIRESGEPVVIRRRQSMDQILANEVAVI; translated from the coding sequence ATGGGTCACTCATCCACCGGTCCGATTCCCTCCGCCCGCTTCCTTGAACCCGCCGTTGCCCGGATGGTTTGCGACCTCGTGGGAACCCCGGCATACGTCTATGACGAGGCGACCCTGGTCGACCGGGCCCGCCGCACCCTGGCTTTTCCCAATGCCTTTGGCCTGACCGTCCGCTATGCGATGAAAGCCTGCCCGAACCGCAATATCATGGCCCTCTTCTCCCGTGAAGGCCTGCAGGTCGACGCGAGTTCGGTCTGGGAGGTGGAGCGGGCGGTTCGTGCCGGGGTGGCTGCCGGGAAGATCAGCCTGAGCACCCAGGAACTCGGTGGCGGATTCGAGGACTGGGTCCGGAAGGGGCTCAAGGTCAATGCCTGTTCGCTCGACCAGATCGACCGGTATGGCCGGGCTTTCCCGGGGGCCGAGATCGGTCTGCGGGTCAATCCCGGTCTCGGATCCGGGGGGACAACCAAGACCAACGTCGGGGGCCCGGCCTCCAGCTTCGGCATCTGGTTCGAATTGCTCGACCAGGCCGATGAAATCCTCAGGCGGCACCGGTTGAAGGTGGTTCGGATCCATTCCCACATCGGAAGCGGCAGCGACCCGGAAGTCTGGGTCCGGGCCGCTTCCCTCACTCTCGATCAGGTCCGCCGCTTCCCGTCGGTGACCGTCCTCAACCTCGGCGGGGGGTTCAAGGTGGCCCGGATGCCGGACGAAAAGGCGACCGATCTTCAGAAGGTGGGTCAGCCGGTTCGCGAGCTGCTTGAGGCGTTTGCGTCCGAGACCGGGCGGAGACTGCATTTTGAGATCGAACCGGGGACCTTCCTGACGGCCAACGCCGGTGCCGTCCTGACCACGATCCAGGACATGACCACGACCGGGGCCGATGGATACGTCTTCCTCAAGCTCGATACCGGGATGACCGAGGTGACCCGGCCTTCGCTCTACGGGTCCCGGCACCCGATGACGGTGGTTCCCGCGGAGGGCTCCGGGCCGCGGGGTCAGGGCAGCTATATCGCGGTCGGTCATTGCTGTGAATCAGGCGACCTCCTGACGACCCGGGACGGGGATCCCTCGGTTCTGGAAGCCCGCACGCTGACCGAGGCGCGGATCGGCGACCTCCTGGTGATCGACGGGGCCGGTGCCTACTGTGCCGCGATGTCGACCAAGAATTACAATTCCTTCCCGGAAGCGCCCGAGGTGCTCATCCGCGAATCGGGCGAACCGGTCGTCATCCGCCGCCGTCAGTCGATGGATCAGATCCTCGCAAATGAGGTCGCGGTTATCTGA
- a CDS encoding uroporphyrinogen decarboxylase family protein — protein sequence MIPPQVTPRERFHAVMAFQPVDRLPLLEWAGWWTETIDRWHGEGLDPALTDRYAILEHFGLECYKQGWFRAVHPDGPKPPSHGAGLLTGEGSFTAKYDALQTHLFRIEDRWPIDPALWTRWAAEQEKGDSVLWFTVDGFFWLPRTFFGIEDHFYAFYDEPELMHRMNRENAEWMLRTIDRLCETVTPDFMTFAEDMSYNNGPMLSEELFDEFMLPYYRIVVPALKERGIIPVVDSDGDITRAIPWFERAGIDAILPLERQAGVDLATIRRNHPRFRCIGHFDKMVMTKGEAAIRHEFERLLPVARQGGFIISCDHQTPPGVSLADYRLYLRLFAEYAEMVAP from the coding sequence ATGATCCCGCCCCAGGTGACTCCACGCGAACGCTTCCATGCCGTGATGGCTTTCCAGCCGGTCGACCGATTGCCCCTCCTCGAGTGGGCCGGTTGGTGGACGGAGACCATCGATCGTTGGCACGGCGAGGGTCTGGACCCCGCCCTGACCGACCGCTACGCCATCCTCGAGCATTTCGGGCTCGAATGCTACAAGCAGGGATGGTTCCGGGCGGTGCATCCGGATGGGCCCAAACCTCCTTCCCACGGCGCCGGGCTGCTGACCGGCGAGGGTTCGTTCACCGCGAAATACGACGCCCTTCAAACCCATCTCTTCCGGATCGAAGACCGGTGGCCGATCGACCCAGCGCTCTGGACCAGGTGGGCGGCGGAACAAGAAAAGGGCGATTCGGTCCTTTGGTTCACCGTCGACGGATTCTTCTGGCTGCCCCGAACCTTCTTCGGAATCGAGGATCATTTCTACGCCTTCTACGACGAACCCGAACTGATGCACCGGATGAACCGGGAGAACGCCGAATGGATGCTCCGGACAATCGACCGCCTCTGCGAAACCGTCACTCCGGACTTCATGACCTTCGCCGAAGACATGAGTTACAACAACGGTCCGATGCTCTCGGAGGAACTCTTCGATGAGTTCATGCTGCCCTACTACCGGATCGTCGTCCCCGCCCTGAAGGAACGGGGCATCATCCCGGTCGTCGATTCGGATGGAGACATCACCCGGGCAATCCCCTGGTTCGAAAGAGCCGGCATCGATGCCATTCTTCCACTCGAACGGCAGGCGGGGGTTGATCTCGCCACCATCCGACGGAATCACCCCCGATTCCGCTGCATCGGCCATTTCGACAAGATGGTCATGACCAAGGGCGAAGCGGCCATCCGACATGAGTTCGAACGCCTTCTGCCCGTGGCCCGTCAGGGCGGTTTCATCATCAGCTGCGATCACCAGACCCCTCCGGGTGTCTCACTCGCCGACTATCGACTCTATCTGCGACTTTTCGCCGAATACGCTGAAATGGTCGCCCCATGA
- a CDS encoding succinate dehydrogenase/fumarate reductase iron-sulfur subunit, which yields MKVKLKVWRQKNSGQSGEFKVYQTPDLNENMSFLEMLDVVNENLTDSGDEPIAFDHDCREGICGTCSLVIDGKPHGPHQGVATCQTYMRSFRDGDVITVEPFRAHPFPVVKDLVVDRKAFDTIMQAGGYISVRTGSAPDANAIPISKEIADLAMDAAACIGCGACVAACKNASAMLFVSAKVSQLNLLPQGQAEKDTRVLNMVAAMDEAGFGNCTNQFECSAVCPKLISHDFISKLNRDFVAATVRKTFKAKPSTVVGAAG from the coding sequence ATGAAAGTTAAGCTCAAAGTATGGCGGCAGAAGAATTCGGGGCAGAGCGGCGAGTTCAAGGTCTACCAGACCCCCGATCTGAACGAGAACATGTCGTTTCTCGAAATGCTCGATGTCGTCAACGAGAACCTGACGGACTCCGGTGACGAACCGATCGCTTTCGATCACGATTGTCGCGAAGGCATCTGTGGCACCTGTTCGCTGGTGATCGACGGCAAGCCGCACGGACCCCACCAGGGCGTGGCGACCTGCCAGACCTACATGCGCAGCTTCAGGGACGGCGACGTCATCACGGTCGAGCCGTTTCGTGCCCATCCCTTTCCCGTGGTCAAGGACCTTGTCGTGGATCGCAAGGCTTTCGACACGATCATGCAGGCCGGCGGCTACATCTCAGTCCGCACCGGGAGCGCCCCGGACGCCAACGCCATTCCGATTTCCAAGGAGATCGCCGATCTGGCCATGGACGCCGCTGCCTGCATCGGCTGCGGCGCCTGCGTGGCGGCCTGCAAGAATGCCTCGGCCATGCTTTTCGTGTCGGCCAAGGTATCCCAGCTCAACCTGCTGCCGCAGGGCCAGGCGGAGAAGGATACCCGGGTGCTGAACATGGTGGCGGCGATGGACGAGGCCGGTTTCGGCAATTGCACCAATCAATTCGAGTGTTCGGCGGTTTGTCCCAAGCTGATCAGCCACGATTTCATCAGCAAACTGAACCGCGATTTCGTGGCGGCCACGGTTCGGAAGACCTTCAAGGCCAAGCCCTCGACCGTGGTCGGCGCGGCGGGCTGA
- a CDS encoding AsmA family protein, whose amino-acid sequence MSKAIKILLISLVAVVVLVGIVFALVVANLDKIVKVAVEKVGTQTLGTEVTLASVDISLKSAAGGLNGLVIANPEGFATENAFELDKVSLDLDLSTIRSDVVVVNLVVIDGARVVFEEKGGRTNLQELLKNIEMGPESGGTPPAEGEAGAEGPKLVIREFRFTNAQTRLITEQLGQDLNAKIPDVVLKDIGTKGGGVTATEAAQQLLDPLIQQVLKGAQQQVMEQARQKATKGLMDKLGL is encoded by the coding sequence ATGAGCAAAGCAATAAAGATTCTACTGATCAGTCTGGTCGCGGTGGTCGTCTTGGTTGGAATCGTCTTCGCGCTGGTGGTGGCGAATCTCGACAAGATCGTCAAAGTGGCGGTTGAAAAGGTGGGGACGCAGACGCTGGGCACGGAGGTCACGCTGGCATCCGTGGATATCTCATTGAAGTCGGCGGCCGGCGGTCTGAACGGTCTGGTCATCGCCAATCCGGAGGGATTCGCGACTGAAAACGCCTTCGAACTGGACAAGGTCAGTCTGGATCTGGATCTATCGACAATCCGGTCGGACGTCGTCGTGGTCAACCTGGTGGTGATCGATGGGGCACGGGTCGTCTTTGAAGAAAAAGGGGGAAGGACCAATCTTCAGGAACTGCTGAAGAATATCGAAATGGGCCCGGAGAGCGGCGGAACGCCTCCGGCGGAAGGCGAGGCGGGGGCTGAAGGGCCGAAGTTGGTCATCAGGGAATTCCGTTTCACCAACGCACAGACCCGATTGATCACGGAGCAACTCGGTCAGGACCTGAACGCGAAGATTCCGGACGTGGTGCTGAAAGATATCGGAACAAAGGGTGGGGGCGTCACGGCGACGGAGGCCGCGCAGCAACTCCTGGATCCGTTGATTCAGCAGGTGCTCAAGGGTGCCCAGCAGCAGGTGATGGAACAGGCCAGGCAGAAGGCGACCAAGGGTCTGATGGACAAGCTGGGGCTCTAG
- a CDS encoding succinate dehydrogenase cytochrome b subunit codes for MNLLNALFGTSIGKKVIMAVSGVVLIGFVIGHLVGNLQIFGPPEAINHYAHFLQGLGGALWAVRGFLLLMVVLHVWSAVVLTIENRKARPDNYAVNHTIQASYASRTMRWSGFIVLGFLLFHLAHFTLRVTHPEYNGWTTLLADGTEVRDVWKMMVVAFANPVVSAFYILSIGLLSMHLSHGLSSLFQSLGLKTQSWGGFLDKLSVLFAWAYFLGNAAIPLYCMFVLSDRLPL; via the coding sequence ATGAATTTGCTCAACGCACTCTTTGGAACCTCGATCGGTAAGAAGGTGATCATGGCCGTCTCGGGGGTCGTTCTGATCGGGTTCGTCATCGGCCACCTGGTCGGCAACCTGCAGATCTTCGGGCCGCCGGAGGCGATCAATCATTATGCCCATTTTCTTCAGGGTCTGGGAGGCGCGCTCTGGGCCGTCCGTGGCTTTCTCCTGCTCATGGTCGTGCTCCACGTCTGGTCGGCCGTGGTGCTGACCATTGAGAATCGAAAGGCGCGGCCGGACAATTATGCGGTCAATCACACCATCCAGGCCAGTTACGCGTCGCGGACGATGCGGTGGAGCGGGTTCATCGTCCTGGGTTTCCTGCTTTTCCATCTGGCTCATTTCACTCTGCGGGTGACTCATCCCGAATACAACGGGTGGACGACTTTGTTGGCCGATGGCACCGAGGTGCGGGATGTCTGGAAGATGATGGTGGTGGCGTTTGCCAATCCCGTCGTTTCCGCGTTTTACATCCTCTCGATCGGCCTGCTCAGCATGCATCTGAGCCATGGGCTGAGCAGTCTCTTTCAGTCCCTCGGCTTGAAGACCCAGTCGTGGGGCGGATTCCTCGACAAGCTTTCCGTGCTCTTCGCCTGGGCCTACTTCCTGGGGAATGCCGCCATCCCCCTGTATTGCATGTTTGTCCTGAGTGACAGACTCCCACTTTGA
- a CDS encoding MFS transporter — protein sequence MTPARRNPSRRTTILAYCGAFFCLGIAFAVLGPTLPQLAEQVAVSIGSVSILFVGNSLGYLIGSFLAGPVFDRYRGHPVLAVNLGVLSGLLILVPFVPSLGLLVTLFFVLGTMKGAIDVGGNTLLLWFFPEAAHTAMNALHALFAVGAVATPLVVGLTLSTFGGIDRAYTLLGTTILPFAILFLLLPSPVAPNTSVKPVEGSNARGDLILICIFFFVYCGIEVGFGGWITTYALKAGFESASGGAFLASTYWATFTVGRFGSVLVARSMPPMRTIAIALTLASVSLAAMLAFSGSREVLWAGSALLGLAVAPIFPQLLLVADARLHLRGSTTRWFFVGGSMGSIAIPWTLGQGFEQIGPSVLMPALAGILAANILCFLLLSGRLKKPGKSS from the coding sequence ATGACCCCAGCCCGACGCAATCCGTCCCGACGGACAACAATCCTTGCTTATTGCGGTGCGTTCTTCTGCCTGGGCATCGCGTTTGCGGTTCTCGGCCCCACCCTGCCTCAGCTGGCTGAGCAGGTCGCCGTGTCCATCGGTTCCGTCAGTATCCTCTTCGTCGGGAACTCCCTGGGCTACCTGATCGGATCCTTCCTGGCGGGGCCAGTCTTCGATCGGTACCGAGGCCACCCGGTGCTGGCTGTCAACCTCGGTGTCCTCTCCGGACTGCTCATCCTCGTTCCCTTCGTTCCGAGTCTTGGCCTGCTGGTGACACTGTTCTTCGTGCTCGGCACGATGAAAGGTGCCATTGATGTCGGCGGCAACACCCTCCTGCTCTGGTTCTTCCCGGAAGCCGCCCACACCGCCATGAACGCCCTGCATGCTCTGTTCGCGGTCGGGGCCGTGGCCACCCCGTTGGTGGTGGGCCTCACGCTTTCCACCTTTGGGGGAATCGACCGCGCCTACACCCTCCTCGGAACGACCATCCTTCCTTTCGCGATCCTTTTTCTCCTCCTTCCCAGCCCGGTGGCTCCAAACACCTCCGTCAAACCGGTCGAGGGATCGAATGCGCGGGGGGACCTTATCCTTATCTGCATCTTTTTCTTTGTCTACTGCGGCATCGAGGTGGGATTTGGCGGCTGGATCACCACCTATGCGCTCAAGGCAGGATTCGAGAGCGCCTCGGGCGGTGCCTTTCTCGCATCCACCTATTGGGCGACCTTCACCGTCGGTCGGTTCGGCTCAGTCCTCGTCGCCCGATCCATGCCACCGATGCGAACCATCGCCATCGCCCTGACCCTCGCCAGTGTCAGCCTCGCTGCCATGCTGGCCTTCTCGGGCTCCCGTGAGGTCCTCTGGGCAGGGTCGGCGCTGCTCGGGCTCGCCGTGGCCCCGATCTTCCCCCAACTCCTCCTGGTCGCCGATGCCCGCCTCCACCTGCGCGGATCCACCACCCGCTGGTTTTTCGTGGGCGGCAGCATGGGATCAATCGCCATCCCCTGGACCCTCGGCCAGGGTTTCGAGCAGATCGGACCTTCGGTTCTCATGCCTGCCCTGGCGGGTATTCTGGCGGCCAATATCCTCTGTTTCCTCTTGCTCTCGGGCCGGTTGAAGAAGCCGGGGAAATCAAGTTGA
- a CDS encoding NUDIX hydrolase, protein MISHGTSKEADPDMVDPMGDAVRRGEGAHPAAWETLSRTEETSCRIFSVIRKRCRHPKRGSEADFYVLDTSNWVNTVAVTSDGRMVMVEQFRYGTESLSLEVTGGVMDLGEDPLTAAQRELSEETGYVGRRSRLLGSVHPNPAIQSNTCHIVLIEDAERLVETDWDENEELKVHLPTVDEVYAMAWAGRITHALTLNALLLYEPFRKVKGPVV, encoded by the coding sequence TTGATCTCCCACGGGACTTCCAAGGAAGCGGATCCGGACATGGTTGATCCCATGGGCGATGCTGTCCGCAGGGGGGAAGGCGCTCACCCGGCGGCTTGGGAAACGCTTTCCCGCACGGAGGAGACCTCCTGCCGGATCTTTTCGGTCATTCGCAAGCGGTGCCGTCATCCGAAGCGGGGAAGCGAAGCCGATTTCTACGTGCTGGATACGTCGAACTGGGTCAATACCGTGGCCGTGACGTCCGATGGCCGGATGGTCATGGTGGAGCAATTCCGGTATGGAACGGAGTCGTTGTCCCTTGAAGTGACGGGTGGGGTTATGGACCTGGGGGAGGATCCTCTGACGGCGGCCCAGCGGGAATTGAGCGAGGAGACCGGATACGTGGGTCGGCGATCCCGCCTCCTGGGTTCGGTGCATCCCAATCCGGCCATCCAATCCAATACCTGTCATATTGTCTTGATTGAGGATGCCGAGAGGCTGGTGGAGACCGATTGGGATGAGAATGAAGAATTGAAGGTGCATCTGCCGACGGTGGATGAAGTCTACGCGATGGCGTGGGCGGGCCGGATCACCCACGCGTTGACGTTGAATGCCCTGCTTCTTTATGAACCGTTCCGGAAGGTGAAGGGCCCGGTCGTTTGA
- a CDS encoding fumarate reductase/succinate dehydrogenase flavoprotein subunit, with product MNLDSKIPSGPLDQKWDHHIIESKLVSPNNKRKYEIIVVGAGLAGGSAAATLAELGYKVKCFVFHDSPRRAHSIAAQGGINAAKNYQNDGDSVYRLFYDTIKGGDFRSREANVHRLAQVSVKIIDQCVAQGVPFAREYGGLLANRSFGGAQVSRTFYARGQTGQQLLLGAYSALSRQIGLGAVEMHTHSEMLDLVVIDGQAKGIIVRNLQTGKLTRHAADAVVLATGGYGNVFNLSTYARGSNASAIWRAYKKGACFANPCYTQIHPTCIPVSGDYQSKLTLMSESLRNDGRIWVPKKVGDKRAPGEIPEEERDYYLERMYPAFGNLAPRDISSRAAKRVCDEGRGVGETGLGVYLDFADAINRLGEGTIRERYGNLFDIYKEITDEDAYQVPMRIFPAVHYTMGGLWVDYNLMSNLPGLFVLGEANFSDHGANRLGASALMQGLADGYFVIPYTIGNYLSSIRKPRPTTDHAEFVAAEEAVSNRTKTLLGNKGSKSADSFHKELGRIMWHYCGMARNKAGLEEALKQIPQLRERFWKEINVPGTGSELNQSLERAGRIADFIELGELMCRDALEREESCGGHFREEHQTEEGEALRNDEEFGYVAAWHHEGEGAAPKVYKEDLVYEEVKMATRSYK from the coding sequence ATGAACCTAGATTCCAAGATTCCATCCGGTCCCCTCGATCAGAAGTGGGACCACCACATCATTGAGAGCAAGTTGGTCAGCCCGAACAACAAGCGCAAGTACGAGATCATTGTGGTGGGCGCCGGCCTGGCGGGCGGTTCTGCCGCGGCGACTCTGGCCGAGTTGGGCTACAAGGTGAAATGCTTTGTTTTCCATGACAGCCCGCGCCGGGCCCACAGCATCGCGGCCCAGGGTGGCATCAATGCCGCTAAGAACTACCAGAACGACGGAGACAGTGTCTACCGGCTCTTCTACGACACGATCAAGGGTGGCGATTTCCGTTCGCGGGAAGCCAATGTTCACCGTCTTGCCCAGGTCAGCGTCAAGATCATCGATCAATGCGTCGCCCAGGGGGTGCCCTTTGCCCGTGAATACGGAGGGCTCCTCGCCAACCGCTCCTTCGGCGGTGCCCAGGTGTCCCGGACCTTCTATGCCCGGGGCCAGACCGGTCAGCAGCTTCTCCTCGGTGCGTATTCCGCCCTGTCACGCCAGATCGGGCTTGGGGCGGTTGAGATGCACACCCACTCCGAGATGCTCGACCTGGTCGTGATCGACGGTCAGGCCAAGGGCATCATCGTCCGCAATCTGCAGACCGGCAAGTTGACCCGTCATGCGGCCGATGCCGTCGTTCTGGCAACCGGGGGCTACGGCAATGTCTTCAATCTCTCGACTTACGCGCGGGGCTCGAATGCGAGTGCGATCTGGCGGGCCTACAAGAAGGGCGCCTGTTTTGCCAATCCCTGCTACACCCAGATCCACCCGACCTGCATTCCGGTTTCCGGCGATTACCAGTCCAAGCTGACCCTGATGTCGGAATCCCTGCGGAATGACGGTCGCATCTGGGTTCCCAAGAAAGTCGGGGACAAGCGGGCACCGGGTGAGATCCCGGAGGAAGAGCGCGATTATTATCTCGAACGGATGTATCCGGCCTTTGGCAATCTGGCTCCGCGTGATATCTCGTCGCGGGCGGCCAAGCGGGTCTGTGACGAAGGTCGCGGGGTGGGTGAGACCGGCCTCGGTGTCTATCTCGATTTCGCAGATGCGATCAACCGCCTGGGCGAAGGCACGATTCGGGAGCGGTACGGAAACCTTTTCGACATCTACAAGGAGATCACGGATGAGGACGCCTATCAGGTCCCCATGCGGATCTTCCCGGCCGTTCACTACACCATGGGCGGACTCTGGGTGGACTACAACCTGATGAGCAACCTGCCGGGTCTTTTCGTGCTCGGTGAAGCCAATTTCTCCGATCATGGAGCCAATCGTCTTGGGGCGAGCGCCCTCATGCAGGGGCTGGCGGACGGCTATTTCGTCATTCCCTACACGATCGGCAATTACCTGTCCTCGATCAGGAAACCGCGACCGACGACCGATCACGCCGAATTCGTGGCAGCCGAGGAAGCAGTCTCCAATCGGACGAAGACCCTTCTCGGCAATAAGGGCTCCAAATCGGCCGATTCCTTCCACAAGGAACTCGGCAGGATCATGTGGCATTATTGCGGGATGGCCCGCAACAAGGCGGGCCTCGAGGAAGCGCTCAAGCAGATCCCGCAGTTGCGGGAGCGGTTCTGGAAAGAGATCAATGTTCCTGGCACCGGGTCGGAACTCAACCAGTCACTCGAACGTGCCGGCCGGATCGCCGACTTCATCGAGTTGGGCGAGCTGATGTGCCGGGATGCGCTCGAGCGCGAGGAATCCTGTGGGGGTCATTTCCGCGAGGAACACCAGACCGAGGAAGGAGAGGCGCTCCGCAACGATGAAGAATTCGGGTATGTCGCGGCCTGGCACCATGAGGGTGAAGGCGCCGCCCCCAAGGTGTACAAGGAGGATCTCGTTTACGAAGAGGTCAAGATGGCCACCCGTTCCTATAAATAA